Genomic DNA from Modestobacter versicolor:
GGGGCAGACCCTAGCGGCGTGCGGGACTGCTACAGCGCACCGTCCTCGAGCGCGGCGCGTCCCAGTTCGACGCACGGATCGATCTTGTCGGCGTAGCCCGTCGTGTCCTTGCCGGCCATCGCCCCGGCGGCGGAGCGGGCGACGATCCCGGCCACGATCGCGGCGAACTTGAAGTAGGCGAAGCCGACGTACCAGCTGAGGTCGGCGAGGTCGGCGCCGCTGCGGACGGCGTACCGCTCGGCCAGCTCCCGCCGGGTCGGGAACCCGGGCAGCGTGGTCACCGAGGACACCGACACGTCGCGGTCCTCACCGGCCTGCGGCCAGTAGACGAAGAGCATGCCGAGGTCGGTGAGCGGGTCGCCGAGGGTCGACATCTCCCAGTCGAGCACCGCCCGGACCCGGCCCGGCGTGGCCGGGTCGAGCAGGCAGTTGTCCAGCCGGTAGTCGCCGTGGGTGATCCCCGAGCGCGCGGAGGCGGGCACGGTCGCGGCCAGCCGGGCCGCCAGCGCGTCCAGCGCCGGGCGGTCGGTGTCGCGGGTGGCGTCCCACTGCTTGGTCCAGCGGCGCACCTGCCGCTCCAGGAAGCCCTCGGGGCGGCCGAAGTCGGCCAGGCCCACGCCCGCCGGGTCGACGGCGTGCAGGTCGGCGAGGGTGTCCATCAGGCCGTCGGCCACGGCCCGGCGCTGGCCGGGCTCGTCGGCGTAGCCCGGGGGCAGCTCGCCCACCACGTGCACGCCGACGACCCGCTCCATCACGTAGAAGGGGGCGCCGAGCACCGAGGTGTCGGTGGCCAGGTGCAGCGTGCGGGGGACCGGGACCGGGGTGCCGGCCAGCGCGGAGATGACCCGGTGCTCGCGCACCATGTCGTGCGCGGTGGCCAGCACGGCGCCGGTCGGCGGCCGGCGGAGGATGACCGCGTCGTCGGCCGGACCGCCCGCCGGGGTGACCACGTAGGTCAGGTTGGACATCCCCGCGGCGATGAGCTCGACGCTCACCGAGCGCCACTTCTCGTCGCCCAGAGCGGTCGCGAGGTAGGGCCCGACGACCCCCGGATCAGCACCCACGGTGGTCGCCACGGCGGCAGGGTAGCCTCTGGCGCTCCCACCCTCGGCCGGCCTCCCGGCAACCCTGATGTGTCGCCTTCGGGGAGGCGGGCACAAACGGGGGCCTGGCGACGTTGGGCGGCTGGCCGGAGCGCGCACAGGAGCGCGCCAGGGCGGTTCTGGAGGTGCACGTACCGACGGAGCGGCCCCGGATGCGTCCGGTGCACGACCGTGCGAGACCGGCCGGGAGACCCACCACTGGGCCACCGGGCCGGGGACAGACCACCGGCCGCTGCGGCGGCCGGCACCACCGGCCGAGGCGCTCCGGCGCCGGCGGCGAACGAGCGGGCCGCGAGCCCGCGCTGAGAGAAGAGAAGGGGCACACCATGGCCACCGACTACGACGCCCCCCGACGCAACGAGGCCGACGAGCTCGGCGAGGACTCCCTCGAGGAGCTCAAGGCCCGCCGGGCCGAGGCGCAGAGCTCCTCGGTCGACGTCGACGAGACCGACTTCAACGAGAA
This window encodes:
- a CDS encoding phosphotransferase family protein; protein product: MATTVGADPGVVGPYLATALGDEKWRSVSVELIAAGMSNLTYVVTPAGGPADDAVILRRPPTGAVLATAHDMVREHRVISALAGTPVPVPRTLHLATDTSVLGAPFYVMERVVGVHVVGELPPGYADEPGQRRAVADGLMDTLADLHAVDPAGVGLADFGRPEGFLERQVRRWTKQWDATRDTDRPALDALAARLAATVPASARSGITHGDYRLDNCLLDPATPGRVRAVLDWEMSTLGDPLTDLGMLFVYWPQAGEDRDVSVSSVTTLPGFPTRRELAERYAVRSGADLADLSWYVGFAYFKFAAIVAGIVARSAAGAMAGKDTTGYADKIDPCVELGRAALEDGAL